One genomic segment of Pandoraea thiooxydans includes these proteins:
- a CDS encoding cytochrome c oxidase subunit 3 has translation MSGQHQTASRYFVPAPSRYPVLASTGLLVILASAAGWVNGLSFAPWTFTVGMLGLLLVLRGWFADAIGESEGGHYGRNVDVSYRWSMSWFIFSEVMFFAAFFGALFYARNFALPQLAGLDAKLLWPDFTAVWPTLGPAGTVDKFGTMGPWPIPTLNTALLLSSGVTITIAHHALRANQRARAAFWLFLTICLGVTFLGFQGFEYFHAYHELNMKLTSGIYGSTFFLLTGFHGFHVMMGTVMLSVMLIRILKGHFTPEHHFGFEGAAWYWHFVDVVWLGLYVVVYWL, from the coding sequence ATGAGCGGTCAACACCAGACGGCATCTCGCTATTTCGTGCCAGCCCCGTCGCGCTACCCTGTTCTTGCCAGCACCGGTTTGCTGGTGATACTGGCATCGGCGGCTGGCTGGGTCAACGGCCTGTCTTTCGCGCCGTGGACTTTCACGGTCGGCATGCTTGGGTTGCTGCTCGTGCTGCGCGGATGGTTTGCGGATGCCATCGGCGAGTCGGAGGGCGGGCATTACGGCCGCAACGTCGACGTGTCCTATCGGTGGAGCATGAGCTGGTTCATCTTCTCCGAGGTGATGTTTTTCGCGGCCTTCTTCGGCGCCTTGTTCTACGCGCGGAATTTCGCGCTGCCCCAGTTGGCAGGGCTCGACGCCAAGCTGCTGTGGCCCGATTTCACCGCCGTTTGGCCAACCCTCGGGCCGGCGGGCACGGTTGATAAATTCGGTACGATGGGCCCGTGGCCGATCCCGACGCTCAACACGGCATTGCTGCTCAGTTCGGGTGTGACGATTACGATTGCCCACCACGCCTTGCGTGCCAACCAGCGGGCTCGCGCGGCCTTCTGGTTATTCCTGACGATTTGCCTTGGGGTTACCTTCCTGGGGTTTCAGGGATTTGAATACTTCCACGCCTACCACGAGCTCAACATGAAGCTGACCTCGGGCATCTACGGCTCGACTTTCTTCCTGTTGACCGGCTTTCACGGCTTTCACGTCATGATGGGCACGGTGATGTTGAGCGTGATGTTGATCCGTATTCTGAAGGGCCACTTCACGCCGGAACATCACTTCGGCTTTGAAGGAGCGGCCTGGTATTGGCACTTTGTCGATGTCGTCTGGCTGGGGCTTTACGTCGTAGTGTATTGGCTCTAG
- a CDS encoding DUF2970 domain-containing protein, which yields MDDLKRAVRRKPSFGQSMRAVFWSFFGVRKGKDHDRDMAQLNPVHVIVAGLVGAALFIAILILLVRVAINLAK from the coding sequence ATGGATGACCTCAAGCGGGCGGTTCGACGCAAGCCATCGTTCGGCCAATCAATGCGCGCTGTGTTCTGGTCGTTTTTTGGCGTACGCAAGGGCAAGGATCACGACCGCGATATGGCGCAGCTCAATCCGGTACATGTGATCGTGGCGGGGCTGGTGGGGGCGGCGCTGTTCATTGCGATATTGATTTTGTTGGTTCGAGTGGCGATCAATTTGGCCAAGTAA
- a CDS encoding cytochrome c oxidase assembly protein, protein MIERNRRANRRTFGKLLLLVAFMFGFGYALVPFYRAFCNLTGINRVGDKSSLALVRNTQVDESRAITIEFDANARGAFRFEPLQRSMTVHPGQIAQVLYQVSNRTDHAVRLQAIPSYAPAEAASHFKKIECFCFTQQSLQPNESRQMPVVFVVDPKLPKGIPAITLSYTSFELGATSTDAATDQRENDDG, encoded by the coding sequence ATGATCGAGCGCAACCGGCGCGCAAACCGACGCACTTTCGGCAAATTGTTGCTGCTGGTCGCATTTATGTTTGGATTCGGTTACGCGTTGGTGCCGTTCTATCGCGCTTTTTGCAATTTGACCGGGATTAACCGCGTGGGCGATAAAAGCTCGCTTGCACTGGTGCGTAACACGCAGGTCGATGAGAGCCGCGCGATTACCATCGAATTCGATGCCAACGCGCGAGGCGCGTTTCGATTCGAGCCGTTGCAGCGGAGCATGACGGTGCATCCCGGGCAAATTGCCCAGGTGTTGTACCAAGTGAGCAACCGGACAGACCACGCCGTTCGTCTGCAGGCGATCCCCAGCTACGCGCCGGCCGAAGCGGCCAGCCACTTCAAGAAGATCGAGTGTTTTTGCTTTACACAGCAGTCGCTGCAACCCAATGAGAGCCGCCAGATGCCTGTGGTTTTCGTCGTCGATCCCAAGTTGCCCAAGGGGATTCCGGCGATCACGCTGTCCTATACTTCTTTTGAGTTAGGCGCGACGTCGACCGATGCCGCGACGGATCAACGGGAGAATGACGATGGATGA
- a CDS encoding cytochrome oxidase small assembly protein, giving the protein MLIPLGDAMVSQQEEKKSRQDARARNIRLAWILVSIVAIFFFGVMVKVKLLGF; this is encoded by the coding sequence TTGCTCATCCCGCTCGGGGATGCCATGGTTTCGCAGCAGGAAGAGAAAAAATCGCGACAGGATGCTCGCGCCAGGAACATCAGGTTGGCCTGGATCTTGGTATCGATCGTGGCGATCTTTTTCTTTGGTGTCATGGTGAAAGTCAAATTGCTGGGTTTCTAG